DNA sequence from the Pseudophryne corroboree isolate aPseCor3 chromosome 6, aPseCor3.hap2, whole genome shotgun sequence genome:
acgctgctggtgacgcggcaggggcggcgctgggagatcacatgatctcccaacgccgccctttcatacagtgtaaacgggagccatgtcgcatcgacacagcttctgtttacactacaaccctatccggatcattcccgtgtcctacccaggtatttacccgggtaggattcacaggtcacttgatccgggtttttgaggggggacccttttccactagcaagaaacacgggtaaatgcgcacccccgtgcatttacccgtgttttttgagctagtggaaaaggggtataatttagaGAATATCTGCAGTGTTTGCAAGTGATGTAATTATTACTTAGTTATGCATGCATGCAACTTGAGGATATATGAGGCAGACCACCATCTCAACATTTCTTCTTCCCCTTTGACCTTTCTTGATCTAGAGCTATCGCCCTGTAGACCATGTTATTGATGTACAGGGACTGCAAAAGTCATTAGGGAAAATGTAATCAGTTTTTCTATCATTCAAGCAAATGTTATTTGATTGCATCCTTCTTATGATGTACTGTagtcatttaatacagtactgtatatactgtatcttagCAACTCTGTTGCATCTACTGAATTACCTGCTCCAGGAAGGTGAAAAATAAGACTATAGTGAAAATGTTAATGCATTTTCTATGATAGTTACATGTCATGATATTTCCAAAGTTTGGACACCAGTGCAGGCGGAGAACAAAGCTGAAGCCTCTAGAGAACAAATCAGGGCCTCTTCTGCACATGTGCTGGTCTGATGCATGAGCTGGGGTGCATCACGCATGTGCAGTGATCCATCAAAGCGAACAGTAACCACACCTGTGGTTCTCCATCTGTTGCAGGACTACATGTCTCAACAAATCTTACTTGCAGCAAGGTTTATAATGACTACTCCATAGTGTTTAGCTTTCTTTAAGTAACCTTCATTCAGTTCATGTAACTTCTGTCACTATAACTTAtgcgaaaaggaaaaaaaaatgtatgtattttCTATGAAAAATCTCATTTATGTAACAAGTAGTGTAACTGTACAATAATTTATATTTgtagcacagatatatatatatatatgacaatgtACTATGCACCAAAATTGTACTGATTCCCCTTGAGATATTACAGTACGATGTGTTTTACAGTCCTGCTATTACTAGGCTGGAGTCACTTGATTGAGTTTAGGAACAGTTTGGATTTCAGCTGGAACAGCCATGGATGCGCTATCCTCTTTCGGAGTAGATAGAGCAATGTGTCCACATGTCAAACACTCAACAGCACAATTGCGGAACTGAGGAAAAAGCAATATTACATTATAGATTTTATAATAGCTATGTAAGGCACTTTTGCAACAGTTCCAATTTTAGTAAGACAGTAAAGATTTCTGACAATCAGAAGGCTTGTATTCTACCTGGTTGGGGACTGTAGTGAGTTGAGTGTCACATTATATAAAACATAGCTCATAACTGTATGTCCATTATTAAATCTATATAATCCTTTTATGTGAAATAGAAACCAGAGGATGTGTGTACACAGTCTTTCCTCACTATATTAAGTATGTGAAGGGTATGATTAATATTAGTTTACTAGATTACGCACCCTGGAGAAAACTATAAGGTAACTAACTGCTGGGAttgcgatggacgggatgccgctttgGGTATACTGATAGcctgcatcccgtctgctggtacaACATACCTTTCTCTTTCTAACAGCTGCAGCTaacgatttcaacagctgcagctgACGTTGCCCCACCACCACAGCAGGGGCAGCTTTGTCCCTGGCCTGGTTATGGTGGTTACCGGCACTAGGATGCAGTAGAGATCTCGTGATAGtagcaagatttttcacgtgcccaGTGAGCCGGCCGGGTAGTGAGACACTGAAAGGGTTCGCTAGagtggggagttttcactccctcgCTCTGTGAAACGAGATGTTGGTACACCTTTTTGGTGTTGCATGCTGCTTCGTCTCAGTATGTGCTGCTAGAATACATTTGTCCCATTGTTCTTTGGAggagatgtattatagcggcacatatCATACCGCTATAGAGCTTCTTGCTTTGCCTCTTTACCGAGGTGAAGCTACACTCCCCCCTCCAGTGATTCTTGCCAGTGCTCACAGGGCATCAACCTAGTGCCAATGTGCTGTGTCTCACCGCCCGGTCGGCTCCACTGGTCATGTGCAGGATCTCACTACTATCGCAAGATCTTCCATGCTGCCCAGAGCTGGCAGCCATCACAGCCGGGAACAGAGCTGCCGCTGCTGTGTTGGTGGGGTAACGAcaactgcagctgtcgaaatcgatcaTACATTGGGTGGCACATAATAGCAGCACCAATAATGACATCATGTGCCACACATCTCCTCCTTAATACataggggagaagtggtatcagcacacataacgtgcgctgataccactctCCCCCGCGCGCGCCCTTTCATACATCTGTCCCAGTATTCCATAGATACTGAGATTTACGTTGGCATATTGTGACATATTTACCTGTTTGTTTAGAAAGATATAGATGATTGGGTTGTAGACAGGGCTGGTTTTGGCAAAGTACGTTGGTAGAGTTGCAGCAAGAGGAGAGATGTAGAGTGTTGGTTTAATAATGACGATCAGAGCAAAAACTGTATATGGCAGCCAGCATATGAGAAAAGCAATCACCATGAAAAGCACCATTACTACTACACGTAGCTCTTCCTCACGGTCTGTTTTTCCTCCCTGCCCTTCTATTTTCCGGTTCAGCTAAGGGAAAACAAGCACAATATAAATGGTGGTGCAATCAAGATCACAGTACATTTCTATTTATTTCAGTTGCCATGAAATCTGCAATAACATGAGGTTTATTCacaaactttattttttattttttttttattttaacacatcTGTGCATACACGTGCATCATGCTCCAATAGGCAAGTTCACATGTTTGCTACAAATTTGATGACAACAGTTACTGGGACTTTGATATTTTGTTGATAAGCATGCCGGGGCTGGTTCAGAGTTGcaagcaaataaaaaaaacaaaaaacggtgtAACTTTGCACctcggcaaaaccatgctgcattgcaggtgggacagatttaaaatatgaagagagatttagatttgggaggggtgtgtcctagcttacagtaaatctaaattgcagtgtaaatataaagttaATATAATGTAGCCAAtacttaccctgcatgcaaaagagaaaaaagaaaaaaagaaatgcatcCGCATGCCTTGAATAGCAACATCTTTTGTCCAGGTGCAAatttatttgcttttttttttactttgctcccaactcagaattcaTCCCACTGTCTACAGTTACTGTCCTGTGACCTCATCAGCCTTTTACAGGCTTTCTGCTGTATGTCCAAATATATCTGAACTCCATAAGATATATCCTTATACACTTGGGAACATTTTTGAAAATTGGTGCACATGTACAAACAGTTGCTGTAGTGACCAGACAAAGACGCTTTCTTTTCCACACTATTCAAGAAACATGACTTAATCTGATTGTATTTTTGGATTACAGCACCTACTTTGCACAGTTTCTTGCATTATATATCCATTATCATCAATGTTTCCCACTGTGTTTTGTTTTGAATTTATTGTACAGTATGGCtgtgtacacacttgccgatgtgcaccCGATATACTGTCCGTACCGGCGGATCGGACGATATATCgtatacatcggcaagtgtgtataccctATATAGTTAACGGTGCGTgctcccgcgggtcgttaacgagGTATAATATCTTTcgttttcaacttgaaatctaaagatattgttcgagatggcatgcacctggatgtgcGTGCATGCCATCACTGATGAGAcgcaaacgatatcgttcagtgtgtatgaacgatattgtttgctGGGGATCTTGCAGAATGTcactgacatcggcaagtgtgtacccagcctaaatgtATAAATCCAACAAGTGCATGTTTTATAGTAAATTAAACTTTACCTTATGTAATGATCGCAGTATAGTTCCATATGAAAATCCAATAATGGCTACAGGAATAATGAAGCATGTCAGAAAGTATGCAATCAGATAACTATAGTTGTTCCATGTCCTCTCTTCCCATCCAATGGAGCAAGAGGTCTGAACACCTTCAGGACCATAGGAACTCCAGCCAAACAGTGGTGCTACAGCCCAAATCAGACAAAACAGCCAGATAAATATCAGTCCTTGGTAACCTCTTCGAGTGTTGAGCTTCAGGGCTCCAACTGGCTGGCAGACCACATTGTACCTCTCATACGCTAAAAGGGTGAGAGACCAGAGTGACACAATTCCTGCAAGAATGTAAATCAACAGATAGAAAACAATAATGAaaggttttttttctgttttataatgCAAAACAGACAACTACTGTAGAAAGTCACTTATTGCATTTATATGATGTTTTATTTTATATTGCcttatataaaaaataagaaattatttgTATTGTGCAGGTTCTGCCTCTTTTTTAAAAACAGATCAGAATTGACAGTAATTCTGAATTAAAATGTAGTCACCACAAAATTAAACATTTCTGAAAATAGATAAATGAAGaaaagatttgcttttgtttgtcaaaatattttatgattgaccaggactggttttacctattactttgaccataaataattttaattggtcctggagcaccaacccagggcacccttgcaagtgccctgaggcaccccacggtgccatggcacacagtttgagaaccactgacctaggggCATATGCATCATCACACTGAGCAGGGGAAAGGTAATCAATTAAACTGCCTTTTACCTGTGCGGTAAACCAGGGGTTGAACATATGCTAACCCAGTAATTCCCCATAAATCAATTGGTTTCTCTGCGCATTAAAATCGAGAATTTGCATTCTAACATGGTTTTTTTTctcgcagctcctgaggctgcggTAAAGAATCCTAACATTACCGTAATTTCCAGCAACTTTGCGCATCATTTAATTGATCCCATATATGGTTATGCATTTTATAAACAATACTTTAATACATATTTGTTGTTTTTCTACCATACCATATTACCAAATTTGTATCATTTCATATTTTGATACTTCAAGTGTTTCAGCATGTCAAATCAGGATATGACATTTCAGCATTAAAGTTGTGCAATTAAGCCTTTAAACTCTAAAAGCTGTATAATACAATGaattaaaagaaaaataatgtattttaacATATATGACCTTTTAATACTCTGTTTATATCCATCCATGTTCTCATTTTCACAGTAGAATACTAGCTTACACATAAATAAACCATTTACAAACCAATCAAAATCCTAAAATCCCCAAAGAATCAATAAATGATGACCTGTTGAAAGCTATGTTTAATTTACAAATAATCATTTGCTTGCAAAATATACAATTACTAGAATTAAACAGTGTGATAACTTACCAAAATAGTTGACTGCAAATCCCTGAAAAATGCAGAATTTTTTACCCAGATAGAAGTAGCCATGATAAGTGGTACTGACCACTATGGTAGTACCACACAATGTCATTAATAGGTCAGAAAATGACAGGTTTAGAATAAAAATATTAATAGGATTGCGAAGTTGCGGGTATCTTATGGTTACTAGAATCACTAGTAAATTGTTGAAAATTGAGAATACAGCATTTAAAAACATGATAAATGACAGAATGCTATATCCAGATCTAGGAAATATAGTTGGTTTTGCAGTTAAAATCTCACTAAAATCAGTTGTGTTGATATTGACCTCCATATTGATATAGCCTTTCTCTTCCCGACTTGTTAAGACTCAATATGCCCTGATGTTATAGCTTCTGGCATTCTTGCTTCTCAGCTGCCTGACTTGATCTGTAAAATTGCTTTTAGATTTATTGTTTTGTGTATTATAAAGGATAGACACATGCTTTAATTAAGGAGCCATCTGTTCATGTAAGCTTGTCTTTACAGGTACATAAGTACTAGAAAGATAGTTAATAAGATTAAATAGTAATTTGAGCaaggatttattattattattattattattattgtcattactttttattattattattattattattaataataataataataataataatcatcatcatcataataaaaatatgaataagaATACTAGTAATACCGCCATGTTTGCTATCTGTCTTGTTTTAAAGTATAAGCTACTAGGCCACTATTTATAAAAATGTGGCGAACAGGAGGATGTTTTATTGgtgtaatataatttttttttattgttgtaaCTTATCCATAAAATATACCAAAACATAGCGGCCGTGATACAGGCAGTAAGGGTTACGCATATGCGTATGTGGGTGTACTAGAAATAACATTTCAAGTTTGCTAACAGGACCCACTGGTATCCAGATGGAAGATAGACAGTAAATAGATAGTCAATAGttcgacaccaaatggttgacagccaataggtcgacagggtccaaCGGTCAACAAGGTCCAAGGATCGACAGTTAAATGGCTGACGTGGACTTAGGTCATCAGGATCAGAAGGTTGATGTAGAAATGGTTCACACAGAAAAGGTCGCCACattgtttttcatgatttttctagATTTTAAGGGTTAGGTGTtaggcacttggggaagggttaggattagggataaaaTAACATGTACTGTAAAATGCATGTCCATTTTTGACCCTGTTTACCATCTAACTGTTGACCCTTTGATCCTGTCAACCTACtaactgtctatctagacactatAGATGTTTTAATCTACACTTCGGGCCCACTTACTTTTTTCTCTGTCTTTTATTATCTAGTCTTTgctactgttttgttcccaactgTACAATGAGcttaataaataaatgttaatttgACTCTTTCCACCCTGCATGTTTCCACCTAGGCACATAAATGATGAAATAATAGTGTTTCAGCAAAACAGGTTCTTAATATTGCAAATTAATGGAGCAATATACAGTACTAGCTTTTGCCCACGGCTTCCCTTGCATGGATGTCTGTTGTTGCTCAGAGGAACTCATTttgcaaagacagtagtgccatctcatattgtgatgtatatttattattgtacacattgatcacaacatttttttgtaagcaatatttgcagtttttccttcaggggttaacacaaaaagatgctcggGGCTAATAACTTGTGAGTAAGCCACATAAAGTtgtccatgggagaagcagctggtcctgaaatATACACCTGCGCCCATGAGCGTTTGACCTTGTGACTTGTTGTTTGTCAAGTGGAGACTTACAGGAAACTGAAGGCACtttaattgaaaaggaaaattgttgggaataaggggtatacgtggtatgaacacagcctcaattaggttcctccgcagagcagtcactttaagtctggTTACATTGCATAATCTGGGTGGAGTCAAGTTCTGCAGAAGCATAATTGGAACACCAACTTTCATTGCAATGCTGTgcgctggaagtccagctgcactaagtgaTTTCAGAAACTCCACAAATATAGTCAGTTTGGACTTGAGGAACCTGCACACTGCACGTGCCAAGTTTCAGGTGTCTGTTTGTTCCTTTATtgcccctctccctgatgtcacattgaaagtatacatacctcagtttctttctaggtcactaagctatacaatagtgaaaagtgctccaaattcatccagtagtttttgcgtgatgcaggAACGAACAGACAAGTATACAAACAGACCCAAGTTCTGAAGAGCCTATGCAGATCAGCTGTTCCCTTCTCACCCTGGAACAATGTGAGAGacatacaatatattttttttattgtgtcgGTTTTGGTCATATGCATGGGTCCTGTCCTAAAAGTCAGGGAATGCCCACTCCTAACTAATGGTGGAGAGGTCAGTCTAGGAGTGACTTCTCACTCTTCACAAAAACCTGGCTGTGTTTGTCTTTGTTCTTTCCATGATTTGACAtagtagcatagtaacatagtaacatagttaatgaggttgaaaagaggcaaaatgcccatcgtgttcaacctttaGTATGTAttgagctgtgcacattataatgcacctgctgaagtaatggtttagtaccaattgacaactataattcgtaccactcccagatatttaatgtcaatatattaaatgctatatccttggatacttttttcagttagaaatttgtccaatacatttttaaatgcatttttcagagtctgccattattaccttctccggcagggagttccaaatctttattgcacttacggtgaagaaccctttcctacaatgtgtacggaattttctctcctctagcctcagtgacggcccacgtgtcctatacagagttctattaataaacaaatcccctgctaactccttgtaatgatccTTTACGtatttaaagatattaataatgtctcctcttagtcgcctcttttctagtgtatacatatttaacctagtaagccttttcttgtactccagtgtctctaaccctttaatcagtttagtagctcgcctttgaactttttcgagttccccgatatcttttttataatatagtgcccaaaattgaacacaatatcccaggtgcggacgtaccaatgatttgtacagcggcagcattacatcctcatcccttgtctcaataccccgttttatgcacgcaagggcTTTACTTGTCTTCTTTGCTGTATTTTGACATTGAGTACTGTTATTaaacctattatctatgagcatccccaaatctttttccactactgttaccactatattttccccattaagtgtgtaggatgaAAGTTTGTTTTTTATCCTAAAATGAATAACTTTGCATTTTTTATATTGAACCTCAttatccatttagacgcccaggtttcaagtttaaataagtcattctgtagagactccacatcgatttctgaattaattaccttacacagtttagtatcatctgcaaaaattgacactgtgctttccaggcctattcctagatcattaataaatatattgaacagtagcgggctgagtacggacccttgtggtattcgtctgactactggtgcccagctcgagaacatcccattgaccactacttgttgtaccctgttatccagccaattacttacccatgtacacatagtatttcctaggccaagttcccttaatttgatgatcagtctcctgtgaggtactgtatcaaaggcttttgcaaaatctaaatacaccacatccactgcttttccctggtcaagattatcgctcacttcctcgtataagctaattaagttagtttgacatgatctgtccctcacaaacccatgctgactcttgctaataatgtaagtagtctgcagataatcctttatgccaggcattcccaaccacggtcctcaaggcacaccaacagtgcaggttttactgatatccaggctgcagcacagatagttaatcaaaataactgagctactaattaagtcacctgtgcttaagcctggatatcactaaaacctgcactgttggtgtgccttgaggaccgtggttgggaatgcctgctctatgctatccctcaaaattccttccaatattttacccactatagaggttaaaccaactggtctatagtaccctggatgatttttagttccctttttaaataacggcactacttcagctatacgccaatccttcggtaccatacctgatctaattgaactatagaaaatcaagtataagggtcttcctagctgtgacctaagctccataataaccctcgggtgaaaactATCTGGGCCTggtaatttattaatctttatgttgcttagtctctccaggacaactTGCTCACttgaacaagcatctagccaagagtcattaccttcactgtccttatgcactactatcactgtctgatcctccctggtgaatactgatggaaAAAaaatgttcagtatttctgcttttattttgtcatcatttatcaaggctcccagttcatcttttaatgggcctacgttctccttttttaaccttttacagtttatgtattt
Encoded proteins:
- the LOC134935423 gene encoding parapinopsin-like encodes the protein MEVNINTTDFSEILTAKPTIFPRSGYSILSFIMFLNAVFSIFNNLLVILVTIRYPQLRNPINIFILNLSFSDLLMTLCGTTIVVSTTYHGYFYLGKKFCIFQGFAVNYFGIVSLWSLTLLAYERYNVVCQPVGALKLNTRRGYQGLIFIWLFCLIWAVAPLFGWSSYGPEGVQTSCSIGWEERTWNNYSYLIAYFLTCFIIPVAIIGFSYGTILRSLHKLNRKIEGQGGKTDREEELRVVVMVLFMVIAFLICWLPYTVFALIVIIKPTLYISPLAATLPTYFAKTSPVYNPIIYIFLNKQFRNCAVECLTCGHIALSTPKEDSASMAVPAEIQTVPKLNQVTPA